Genomic window (Chondrocystis sp. NIES-4102):
AAATTTAAATTATCAAGAATAGGGTTCTTTTTTTTGATGAATAATTAGATATTTTTGGGAAATCTATCAATAGAAATTGTACATACTAGCTTTTTGAATTTATTAGGCGTTTATTTGATAATTTTTTTATCGTTAGTTGTGTTGTAATTGTAAATTTTTATCCAGTACAATCTTTTGCTATGATTATCTTATCGATGGTTGATGATGAATATATTGTAATTTAATAAACCCTCAATTAAATATAAAGTTACTAATTTTAAAAATATGATTGATAAGTTATTTATTTAAACAAAATTATTTAGCAGGAAGCATTGATATATATATTTGTACGAGTTGACGTTCTTGTCGATGTATTTTTCTAAGTGCTTCTTCAGAATATTGACTAAATTCTCGGCTTTTTAAATCTGTCCAATCTGCAATAAAATAAACATATTCTCCTTCCAAGTAGCCTCGAAGTATATGCATACAAACTGTTTTATCTAAAATTTCTCTCTGTTTTTCACATTGATTATATAACATAGCTGTTTCTTGCCTATATGGAACTGCTATTGAAGATTGTGCAGTTAGCATTAATCCACTAAAGGTTATAATTAGCTTTTTAAAATTCATTGGTTTTGTATTATTAAATTAAAACATATATCGCTCTATTAAAATATATTTAATTATCTACATCAGTGAGTTAAATCACCTTTTGGAAGTTGAAATCAATTAGATTTAGAATAAGTTAGAAATAATAAATACTCTCATGATTGCCTTGTCTGTAAATTATGTTGAAAAATTTTATATATAGGCAGTAATCTTGAAAAAAATATTATAATTACTAAAGAAAAAACAAGTTACCGAATGATCATTTAAAACATTGATCATACAGATGAAAATTGCATCATTTTGCCTAGATAAACGCGATGAGGCATAGCCTCCGCTACGCGATCGCGGAATTACTTAAACAAGATAATCTAATCGATTTGTGTTAACTCAATGATATTGCCATCAGGATCTTGGGTGAATAGGGCTTTTCTTCCTGAAGCACTCATTTGTATAGGATAACCTTGGGCTTGTAGCTTTTCTTTGGCTAATTGTAAGTTATCAACCAAAAAAGCTAGATGTGGATTTCTACCCCATTTTTCTCGGTTATGGATAGGTGCATGATAATCTGGAGATACAATTAAATGGATTTGTAATTCTCCTATTTGATACCAAATACCAGAAAATTTGAAGTTGTAACGATCGCATTTTTCTAAGCCTAATAGATCACTATAGAATTTTTCTGCTGTCGCTAAATTGGAAACTAATATAGCAGTGTGCAGATATTGGGTTATTTTCATAATTAATTGACTAGATTTTTAATTAATAAATCTAAATGCGATCGCGTTTGTGTTGCCATTAAGGATATACGTAAACGACTAGTTGGTACAGTTGGGGGGCGAATAGCAGGTACGAATATTCCTGCATCAAGTAATTGTTGGGTTTTATTTAAGGCTTCAGTGGGCGTTGCAAATGGTACACAGAGAATTGGTGACTCACTAGGTAGAATATTTAAATTCTCTAATTGTTGTTTGAGGTAATTGATATTATCCCAAAGTTGTTCTCTTATTGTGGGTTGTTGTTGAATAATATTAATTGCAGCCATTGCTGCTGCGGTATCTGCTGGGGATAAAGCGGTGGTATATATCCAAGTTGCGGATCGATTACGCAAAAAATCGATTAACACCTCGCTACCTGCGACATACCCCCCTAAGCTACCTAAAGCTTTACTTAGCGTCCCTATTTGGATTATTTCTTTACCAGTACAGTTAAAATGTTCGACACAGCCAGCCCCCGTTTTGCCCATAACCCCTGTGGCGTGTGCTTCATCTATTAATAGCATACAGTTAAATTCTTGCGCGATCGCCTTTAATTCTGGTAGAGGGCATAAGTCTCCATCCATGCTAAATACACTATCGGTTGTAATAAGACATCGACGATATAAAGGGCGGTGAGTTGTTAATTTGTGGCGTAAATCTGCAAGATCGTTATGTTGATAATCTAGGATAGTTGCACCGCTTAGAATTGCCCCTTGTTTTAGACTAGAATGATTATATTGATCACCTAGGATAAGATCTTTTTTACCGACTAAAGCTGATATAGTACCAAGATTAGCTAAATAACCTGAACTATATACTAAAGCTGCTTCTGTTTTTTTCCAACTTGCGATCGCTTTTTCTAATTGTTGATGTAGTTCTCGATGTCCGCTTAGTAATCTTGAACCAGTACTACCTGTACCATAGGTTTTTATTGCTTCAATAGCAGCTATGCTTAATCTTTTATCCCCTGCTAAACCTAGGTAATCATTGCTGGCAAAATTAATTACAGGTTTACCTAATAATTCTACCACTGCCCCATTACCCGCGATGGCTTTTACTTCACGATACCAATTTGCCCGATGTATTGTTTCTAGGGATTTATTTAACCAAGTATAGGGAGTAGTCAAAATTCCAGATGTTGAGGATTGATGTGTAAAATCTTTGTCTCTACCTGGACGCAATTAAATTAGTAGTTTGAGGCAGGTTAAAAGACAAAATATACAGTTAGTTTACACTAGTTCTACCATCAGCTTGAATTTTATTTTAGTAGTAGTTTATTTTTGGCGATCAAGGGTAGCAACTGCCACAGGTTTACTATATAAAAAGATTGCGAGTAAAGCTAAAAGATGAATTGACCAATGGGCAATCATTAAACCCCAAACTAAACAAAGAAGTGCAGTTACAATTCCTAAGAGAGCATATATATCATTGTCAGTGCGAAGATAAAAAATGATACTTGCTATGGCAGTCATCAGTAACAAACAGAAAAATATGGGCATTCTTTTAGTTTAAATTTATAATTTTGTCTTAATAGGAATCTATATTTTTATTTTACTAATAATTTTTTATTTCAGGTGCTATTTAATTAAATAAACTCAAATCTTGATAAATTTCTTAATGTAACTTTAAAATTCCCTTTTAATAATTATTTGAAACTGTTAAATATATGTAAATATATATAATTTAATAATTAATCCTTAAGAATATTTAGTAATATTACATAGAAATTAATTTCAAATTTCCTGATCACTTACTGCTGATATTCTTTGTATTTCCAAAAAACCACTGAGCCAATTTTTAAGATAAAAGGTTGCGCGACAATCATCTTCGTTGTAACTTAAAATCAAATCTAGTAAAACTCGATCTTGGGTATGTAACCATTGATCGTACCAACATACCGACTGATCCCCACTCCCTAAAGATTCACGCCAATAAAAACCTAACCAATTAGCCAAAGCTTTTAAAGAATAACTTTCAACGGGTAAAACTACGGCTTTGATTACCCAGTCGTGAACATCTACTAAACGAGATAAAATATCTTTAGTAATAGATATAGGAGTGTTATATAGTCGAGCTAAACGTTTAATGGTATCTACTTCATATTCCGAATAATGGAAAATGGGAGCATGGGGATAAAGGGCGAGAAAATCGAGAAATTGTAGCCAAATTTTGCCCTCATCGGCTGGATCTTCGGCTAGAAAAGCGTAAAATTTTGCTGTGCTTGCTGCGCGATCTAATACTAAGACTCCGAGTAAATAATCTATTTGTAATTCAGGTTCAGCTTCAATATCAAAATAAAGCTCAATAGCATTAGTGGGGAGAGGGGGAGTATTGATCAGATTAAAATCAGATCTAATCAAAGGGCGATCGCTTTTAATGGCAAAAATTTGTTGTTTTAGTTGACGTGCTACCTCAGATCCTAATAATTCTTTGATAATTGCTTCAGGTATATTATCTAAAGCTTCAACGCTATTAATTTTAATTGATTGAAGATCCTCATAGCGTTTAGGTGTCACGCCTGGTATTAAAGAAAGATGTTGTGAAGACTTAGCGACTTGATAACAATATCCATACCAATTACAGAGGCTACATCGCTGACGAGAAATAAATACTTCAGGTTCTTGTTTTTCAATTAACATTATCCAGCATTCAGTAATAATTTGCTGCATTTTTGTTAACCAATGGTCTAAATTTATTAGATAATCTTGCTGTTCTTTTAAAATTAATTGAGAATAAATAGGAAGTTTCCCTTGAATAATGCCTAAAATCTGAGCATGAAAAGCCCCTATTAACTTATATTCTGGTTTGGCTTTGCGCCCCAATTTTATATTAACGGGTAGATATTCCCAATTACCAAATTTAGATTTACCTGGTTGTTTAATTAATAAACTAGGAGCGATTAAAAAAACAGTTGCTGATAACCAATCTTGCTTAGTTGCGACAATTTCATTAGAATAAAATTCAGTTCCCAAGGCATCATGCCATTGCTTAAGAGTGAGATTTAAAGTACCCTGAAAAATACAGTCTACTCCCTGCTGCATTAATTCAATAGTTTGTTGCGTGTTTAATTGCCAATGATCTCGACTTGCTTGGGGTTGATGATAAATTAAATTGCGAGTTTTTAGTACATTAGCAATATGAGTTTGATTTTCGCGCTTTAATTTAATAAGAAAATCCTTTTCTTGGTCTTTTTGTTCTAAACTGCCGTATACTTCCAAATAAGTGCGACGATTACAGCGTTTATAGTTAAGTAGGTGCTGATCAGTAAATAACATTGTTCAACTTAAAAATAAGAGACAAAAAAAAACAACGGAAAGTGTAAATTCCTATTTTGACCTCTTATAACAATTGGATTTTCTCTAAAATTGTCTGGCTGCAAATTAATAAATATCTAAAGTTTATTTATGAATAATAGTTTATCCTTAACTGAGCTTAAAAAACATCGTCAACAATTTCCTGGATTAACCAATAAAACTTATTTTAACTTTGGTGGGCAAGGGACAATGGCATCTACTGCCTTAGAAGCTATTATGGAAACCCATAAATATATACAGCAAGTGGGCCCATTTTCCAATGAAATAAATGCTTGGATAGGTAAAAAAAATAATCTACTTAAGATCGCCATCGCCAAAGAATTAAATACAACTCCTGAGACTATAACTTTAACGGAAAATGTAACGGCAGGGTGTAATATTGCCCTTTGGGGGATAGATTGGCAAGCAGGAGAGCGTATCTTAATGACAGACTGCGAACATCCAGGAATTATCGCCATAGTTAAGGAAATAGCCCGACGTTTTCAGCTAGAGGTGGCAATTTGTCCAATTATGGCAACTTTAAATAGTAGTGATCCTGTAGAAATCATTGATAGTTACCTGACACCTAATACCCGTGTACTAATTATCAGCCATTTACTATGGAATACAGGACAGCTATTACCCCTCAAAGAAATTACTCAAGCCTGTCATAATTATGCTGCACCCAAAACTATTAGAGTAATGGTAGATGCAGCCCAGTCGGTAGGATCAGTGGCGTTAAATCTGCCAGAATTAGGGGTAGATTACTACGCTTTTACAGGACATAAATGGCTGTGTGGCCCTGCGGGGGTGGGAGGGTTGTATGTTAGTTCAGAAGCATTTAGCGAATTATGCCCGACCTTTATCGGTTGGCGAGGTATAGATTTAGATGATCAGGGAAAACCCCAAAATTGGAAGACGAATGGGGCAAAATTTGAAGTAGCCACTGCTGCATATCCAGAATATGAAGGTTTAAGAAGTGCGATCGCAACAGCCCAAGCCTGGGGAACAG
Coding sequences:
- a CDS encoding 8-amino-7-oxononanoate synthase, producing MRPGRDKDFTHQSSTSGILTTPYTWLNKSLETIHRANWYREVKAIAGNGAVVELLGKPVINFASNDYLGLAGDKRLSIAAIEAIKTYGTGSTGSRLLSGHRELHQQLEKAIASWKKTEAALVYSSGYLANLGTISALVGKKDLILGDQYNHSSLKQGAILSGATILDYQHNDLADLRHKLTTHRPLYRRCLITTDSVFSMDGDLCPLPELKAIAQEFNCMLLIDEAHATGVMGKTGAGCVEHFNCTGKEIIQIGTLSKALGSLGGYVAGSEVLIDFLRNRSATWIYTTALSPADTAAAMAAINIIQQQPTIREQLWDNINYLKQQLENLNILPSESPILCVPFATPTEALNKTQQLLDAGIFVPAIRPPTVPTSRLRISLMATQTRSHLDLLIKNLVN
- a CDS encoding putative L-cysteine/cystine lyase; this encodes MNNSLSLTELKKHRQQFPGLTNKTYFNFGGQGTMASTALEAIMETHKYIQQVGPFSNEINAWIGKKNNLLKIAIAKELNTTPETITLTENVTAGCNIALWGIDWQAGERILMTDCEHPGIIAIVKEIARRFQLEVAICPIMATLNSSDPVEIIDSYLTPNTRVLIISHLLWNTGQLLPLKEITQACHNYAAPKTIRVMVDAAQSVGSVALNLPELGVDYYAFTGHKWLCGPAGVGGLYVSSEAFSELCPTFIGWRGIDLDDQGKPQNWKTNGAKFEVATAAYPEYEGLRSAIATAQAWGTASDRYQRICQLSEYLWSQLQQIEAVNCLKHTPPEAGLVSFQVEGNSHRQIVNQLEEQQFYLRTIADPDCIRACVHYLTLPEEIDSLIAVLKDILG